In Halorhabdus rudnickae, the following proteins share a genomic window:
- a CDS encoding 50S ribosomal protein L39e, producing the protein MGKKSKGKKKRLAKLERQNSRVPAWVIMKTDQDVQRNPKRRHWRRSDTDE; encoded by the coding sequence ATGGGCAAAAAATCCAAGGGCAAGAAGAAGCGGCTGGCGAAACTAGAGCGCCAGAACAGCCGGGTCCCGGCGTGGGTCATCATGAAGACCGACCAGGACGTCCAACGCAACCCCAAGCGGCGTCACTGGCGGCGGAGCGACACCGACGAATGA
- a CDS encoding glycosyltransferase family 2 protein, whose protein sequence is MRTVAVLPAYNEADTIGPVIEGTREHVEEIVVVDDGSSDGTADLAREHGATVIEHVFNTGVGGAVRTGYQYAIDHDYDFVLQIDADGQHDPGAIPRLLEAADEADMVIASRYRNGSLAEYSLVRRAGIRFFTGVVNVLGGVDVTDVTSGFRVYRVDALADILHRSDDHWAVEQTLDAARRDQRIVEVSVAMPTRETGESQFTLDTFVRYPFRMADVVLRVLLFR, encoded by the coding sequence GTGCGAACCGTTGCCGTCCTGCCCGCGTACAACGAGGCCGACACGATCGGCCCGGTGATCGAAGGCACGCGCGAGCACGTCGAGGAGATCGTCGTCGTCGACGACGGCTCCAGCGACGGCACCGCCGACCTCGCCCGCGAGCACGGCGCGACGGTGATCGAACACGTCTTCAACACCGGCGTCGGCGGCGCGGTCCGAACCGGCTACCAGTACGCGATCGACCACGACTACGACTTCGTCCTCCAGATCGATGCCGACGGTCAACACGACCCCGGAGCGATCCCGCGGCTGCTGGAGGCGGCCGACGAGGCCGACATGGTGATCGCCAGCCGCTATCGCAACGGGAGCCTCGCGGAGTACTCGCTGGTGCGCCGTGCCGGGATCCGTTTTTTCACGGGCGTGGTCAACGTTCTGGGCGGCGTCGACGTGACCGACGTGACCAGCGGCTTTCGGGTCTACCGCGTCGACGCCCTCGCCGACATCCTGCATCGTTCGGACGACCACTGGGCGGTCGAACAGACCCTCGATGCCGCACGTCGCGACCAGCGTATCGTCGAGGTGTCGGTGGCGATGCCGACCCGCGAGACCGGCGAATCACAGTTCACGTTGGATACGTTCGTCCGCTACCCCTTCCGGATGGCCGACGTCGTCCTCCGGGTACTGCTCTTTCGCTAA
- the hisA gene encoding 1-(5-phosphoribosyl)-5-[(5-phosphoribosylamino)methylideneamino]imidazole-4-carboxamide isomerase, which translates to MFPEFEVIPAVDMQDGQVVQLVGGERGTGKTYGDPVDAAGRWVAAGAQTLHLVDLDGAFEGERANADAIEAILGAVDVDVQLGGGIRTAEDARDLLDAGVDRVILGTAAVERPEIVAEISETHSGSVLVSLDASDGEVVVSGWTEGTGLDPAEAAARYADLGAAGILFTDVDVEGRLEGVRTGPVERVVEAVDIPVIASGGVASIEDVRALQDAGAAAVVVGSALYEGAFTLGEAIEAVQ; encoded by the coding sequence ATGTTCCCGGAATTCGAGGTGATCCCGGCCGTCGACATGCAGGACGGTCAGGTCGTTCAGTTGGTGGGCGGCGAGCGCGGCACGGGCAAGACCTACGGCGATCCCGTCGACGCGGCCGGGCGCTGGGTCGCGGCTGGCGCCCAGACCCTGCATCTCGTCGATCTCGACGGGGCTTTCGAGGGCGAACGCGCGAACGCTGACGCCATCGAGGCGATACTCGGGGCCGTCGACGTCGACGTGCAACTGGGCGGCGGCATCCGCACGGCCGAGGATGCCCGGGACCTCCTCGATGCCGGCGTCGACCGGGTCATCCTCGGGACTGCCGCTGTCGAACGCCCCGAGATCGTCGCCGAGATCAGCGAGACCCATTCAGGGAGCGTCCTCGTTAGCCTCGACGCCAGCGACGGCGAGGTCGTCGTCTCGGGGTGGACCGAAGGGACCGGTCTCGACCCCGCCGAGGCAGCGGCTAGATACGCCGACCTCGGTGCCGCCGGCATCCTCTTTACCGACGTCGACGTCGAGGGACGGCTGGAGGGCGTCCGGACCGGTCCCGTCGAGCGCGTCGTCGAGGCGGTTGATATTCCGGTCATCGCCAGTGGCGGCGTTGCCTCGATCGAGGACGTTCGCGCCCTCCAAGACGCAGGCGCGGCAGCCGTCGTCGTCGGGAGTGCGCTCTACGAGGGGGCGTTCACGCTGGGCGAGGCGATCGAAGCCGTCCAGTGA
- the pfdA gene encoding prefoldin subunit alpha: MSLGGGGGGQQQLQELAQAIEAIEEEQEALEEEIQSLRAEQTEIDEAMEAIEAIESGETVQVPLGGDAYVRAEVQDIDEIIVGFGADYAAELDQDDAVETLESKQDTIDDRIEEINEEIAELESESEDLEQRAQQMQQQQMQQQMQQMQQQEGDDE; encoded by the coding sequence ATGAGCCTCGGTGGCGGAGGCGGCGGCCAGCAGCAACTACAGGAACTGGCACAGGCAATCGAGGCCATCGAAGAGGAGCAAGAAGCCCTCGAAGAAGAGATCCAGTCGCTACGCGCAGAGCAGACTGAGATCGACGAGGCCATGGAGGCTATCGAGGCCATCGAGAGCGGCGAGACCGTTCAGGTCCCGCTGGGCGGGGATGCCTACGTCCGCGCCGAAGTGCAGGACATCGACGAGATCATCGTCGGATTCGGCGCGGATTACGCGGCCGAACTGGATCAGGATGATGCCGTCGAGACCCTCGAATCCAAGCAGGATACGATCGACGACCGCATCGAGGAGATCAACGAGGAGATCGCGGAACTCGAATCCGAGAGCGAAGACCTCGAGCAGCGCGCCCAGCAGATGCAACAGCAACAGATGCAACAGCAGATGCAGCAGATGCAACAGCAGGAAGGCGACGACGAGTAG
- a CDS encoding 50S ribosomal protein L31e, which translates to MSADEFEERVLTVPLRDVSAEPKGERADRAMSIIRSHLAQHFSVAEDAVRLDPSVNEEIWSQGRSNPPSKVRIRAARFDEEGESVVEAEPAE; encoded by the coding sequence ATGAGTGCCGACGAGTTCGAGGAGCGGGTCCTGACCGTCCCGCTTCGTGACGTCAGTGCGGAGCCGAAAGGCGAACGCGCCGACAGGGCGATGTCGATCATCCGCAGCCACCTCGCCCAGCACTTCTCGGTCGCCGAGGACGCTGTCCGGCTGGACCCCTCGGTCAACGAGGAGATCTGGTCGCAGGGTCGCTCGAACCCACCGAGTAAGGTCCGTATCCGGGCCGCCCGCTTCGACGAGGAAGGCGAGAGCGTCGTCGAAGCAGAGCCCGCCGAGTAA
- the rpl18a gene encoding 50S ribosomal protein L18Ae, producing MSEFTVTGSFQARDGWQSFEKQIEAENENVAEEHILAEFGSRHGLKRTQVDIEGVDA from the coding sequence ATGAGTGAATTCACAGTCACCGGGTCCTTCCAGGCCCGCGACGGCTGGCAGTCCTTCGAGAAGCAGATCGAGGCCGAGAACGAGAACGTCGCCGAAGAGCACATCCTCGCGGAGTTCGGCTCCCGACACGGGCTGAAGCGCACGCAGGTCGACATCGAGGGGGTCGACGCATGA
- a CDS encoding lysylphosphatidylglycerol synthase transmembrane domain-containing protein: protein MARRSPRAIAITLVQYAVAIGALYWLLTQIDLGAVWSLLGRLDPATVLALLGVTVVGLLGRFDTYYVLIDRLGPTRFRDAARVDLVVNFVNQLLPSRLSGRVAAPFVIRSFTGMTLPDATAVAALHTAMFALCYALVAAVGLAVALPRLSVGIALLLALSIGLYLLAGLAVLFGGANLTAFDRLLAVLRRLFARLPVVGDAVADRMEGLVGFTAESTATFRELLVLARVWVRYAAGWAIKHVLASGVRVWLLFGAFGASVEPAIALPLYLVAAYSVTLLPVTPGGIGITEATATVVFVALGVPGEVAASAILLDRVLGVYLPALAGWYPSLSLGRPESAAS, encoded by the coding sequence GTGGCTCGACGTTCGCCCAGAGCGATCGCGATCACGCTGGTGCAGTACGCCGTCGCCATTGGCGCGCTGTACTGGTTGCTCACGCAGATCGACCTCGGGGCCGTGTGGTCGCTGCTTGGGCGTCTCGATCCTGCGACTGTCCTCGCGCTGTTGGGTGTAACCGTCGTCGGACTGCTGGGTCGCTTCGACACTTACTACGTCCTGATCGACCGTCTCGGTCCCACCCGGTTCCGTGACGCCGCACGCGTCGATCTCGTCGTCAATTTCGTCAACCAGTTGCTCCCTTCGCGGCTCTCCGGGCGGGTCGCCGCGCCGTTCGTCATCCGAAGCTTCACCGGCATGACTCTCCCGGACGCGACGGCTGTCGCCGCTCTCCACACGGCCATGTTCGCGCTCTGTTATGCCCTGGTCGCGGCGGTCGGCCTGGCGGTCGCACTCCCCCGACTGTCCGTCGGGATCGCTCTCCTGCTCGCGCTTTCGATCGGGCTGTACCTCCTCGCGGGTCTGGCCGTCCTGTTCGGTGGGGCCAACCTCACGGCTTTCGACCGCCTGCTGGCCGTTCTCCGGCGGCTGTTCGCCCGCCTGCCAGTCGTCGGGGACGCCGTGGCCGACCGGATGGAGGGGCTGGTCGGGTTCACGGCGGAGTCGACCGCGACGTTCCGGGAACTGCTCGTCCTGGCGCGCGTCTGGGTCCGGTACGCGGCCGGGTGGGCGATCAAACACGTCCTTGCTTCCGGGGTCCGGGTCTGGCTGCTGTTTGGTGCCTTCGGCGCGAGCGTCGAACCGGCGATTGCCCTCCCGCTGTACCTCGTGGCGGCATACAGCGTCACGCTCCTCCCGGTGACGCCTGGCGGCATCGGGATCACGGAGGCGACGGCGACGGTCGTCTTCGTCGCGCTCGGGGTGCCGGGCGAGGTCGCTGCCTCGGCGATCCTTCTGGATCGCGTTCTCGGGGTATACCTTCCCGCGCTGGCCGGGTGGTATCCGTCGCTGTCACTGGGCCGACCTGAGTCGGCGGCCTCCTGA
- a CDS encoding polysaccharide deacetylase family protein: MSEYAALTIDVELFSQTPAYRAASGSTDREGIGLDGLAFLRDALQAANATATCFVVSEIADTYPEAVRSLAADHEIGSHTHTHRLLTDLEPAERYAELRRSKERLETTTGTTVEGFRAPAFDFGPEHFHALSAVGYTYDASVVASRRIPGFYGGEYRLQHPAPATHVDPTAPDGVTAIPTSVMPGLRLPLTGFWLRLFGVRYTILGMRLLARRGIAPVLYVHPWEFVDLPAVEGVPRRVTFRTGAWMRRALERILAQPYAFTSLRRILEATDARTAPTTAADNEAR, from the coding sequence ATGAGTGAGTACGCGGCCCTGACGATCGACGTCGAGCTGTTCTCCCAGACGCCGGCCTACCGGGCCGCTTCCGGATCGACCGATCGCGAGGGGATCGGCCTGGACGGGCTGGCGTTCCTCCGGGACGCCCTGCAAGCAGCAAACGCCACGGCGACCTGTTTCGTTGTTTCCGAGATCGCCGACACCTATCCCGAGGCCGTCCGTTCGCTTGCCGCCGATCACGAGATCGGCTCGCACACTCACACGCACCGACTCCTGACCGATCTGGAACCCGCCGAACGGTACGCGGAACTCCGTCGCTCGAAGGAACGGCTGGAGACGACGACCGGCACAACCGTCGAGGGATTTCGCGCGCCCGCGTTCGACTTCGGTCCCGAGCACTTCCATGCGCTTTCCGCGGTCGGCTACACCTACGACGCGAGCGTCGTTGCCAGCCGGCGGATTCCGGGGTTCTACGGCGGCGAGTATCGCCTGCAGCATCCGGCCCCGGCGACTCACGTCGATCCGACGGCGCCAGACGGGGTCACGGCGATACCCACGAGCGTGATGCCCGGCCTGCGGCTCCCGCTGACCGGCTTCTGGCTCCGGCTGTTCGGCGTCCGCTATACGATTCTCGGCATGAGACTGCTCGCCCGCCGCGGCATCGCGCCTGTCCTGTACGTCCACCCCTGGGAGTTCGTCGATCTGCCTGCTGTCGAGGGGGTACCCCGCCGGGTCACGTTCCGAACAGGTGCCTGGATGCGTCGGGCACTCGAACGGATCCTCGCTCAGCCCTACGCGTTCACGAGCCTGCGGCGGATCCTCGAAGCGACCGACGCGAGAACCGCACCGACGACGGCAGCGGACAACGAGGCGCGATAG
- the ftsY gene encoding signal recognition particle-docking protein FtsY yields the protein MFDGLREKLGKFSDDVEEDVETEPEADEEEESDSSEPVDDVPAESETDDQSSTQEQSETEPDDGAEVAPSQDGSDEDAREDDRGIAERAKLFATGKTVIDEDDLQEHLDELELTLLSSDVEMSVAGEILEGVEANLVGETRRRLESTGSLAQDALREALYEVISVGQFDFEARIADDEKPVVIVFTGVNGVGKTTTIAKLARYLEDRGYSSVLANGDTYRAGANEQLGEHAEVLSVPYISHEQGGDPAAVLYDAVEYAEAHDVDVVLGDTAGRLHTSEGLMDQLSKIDRVVDPDMTLFVDEAVAGQDAVTRATEFDDAAEIDGTILTKADTDPQGGAAISIAHVTGKPILFLGTGQGYDHLKRFDPEDVVDQLTLGE from the coding sequence ATGTTCGACGGATTGCGCGAGAAACTCGGGAAGTTCAGCGACGACGTCGAGGAAGACGTCGAGACCGAGCCCGAGGCGGACGAGGAAGAAGAGAGCGACAGCTCGGAACCCGTCGACGATGTACCTGCCGAATCAGAGACGGACGATCAGTCATCAACCCAAGAGCAATCCGAAACGGAGCCCGACGATGGTGCTGAGGTAGCTCCGTCCCAAGACGGCTCTGACGAGGACGCCAGGGAAGACGACCGTGGCATCGCCGAGCGGGCGAAGCTGTTTGCCACCGGCAAGACGGTCATCGACGAGGACGACCTTCAGGAACACCTCGACGAACTCGAACTTACGCTGTTGAGCAGCGACGTCGAGATGAGCGTCGCCGGCGAGATTCTCGAGGGTGTCGAGGCGAACCTGGTCGGGGAGACGCGCCGCCGACTGGAGAGTACAGGCAGCCTGGCTCAGGACGCCCTCCGGGAGGCACTGTACGAGGTCATCAGCGTCGGGCAGTTCGACTTCGAAGCGCGAATCGCCGATGATGAGAAACCAGTCGTGATCGTCTTCACGGGCGTCAACGGCGTCGGGAAGACGACCACAATCGCGAAACTCGCCCGCTACCTCGAGGACCGGGGCTACTCCTCGGTGCTGGCCAACGGTGATACCTATCGGGCGGGGGCAAACGAGCAACTCGGCGAGCACGCCGAAGTGCTTTCCGTCCCTTACATCTCTCACGAACAGGGCGGAGATCCGGCGGCCGTCCTCTATGACGCCGTCGAATATGCCGAGGCCCACGACGTGGACGTCGTGCTGGGCGATACGGCCGGACGACTCCACACCAGCGAGGGGTTGATGGATCAACTTTCGAAGATCGATCGCGTCGTCGACCCGGACATGACGCTGTTCGTCGACGAGGCCGTCGCCGGCCAGGACGCCGTCACCCGCGCGACGGAGTTCGACGACGCTGCCGAGATCGACGGGACGATCCTCACGAAGGCCGATACCGATCCCCAGGGTGGTGCGGCGATCTCGATCGCCCACGTGACGGGCAAGCCGATCCTCTTTCTGGGCACCGGCCAGGGCTACGACCACCTCAAGCGCTTCGATCCCGAGGATGTCGTCGATCAACTGACTCTCGGCGAGTGA
- a CDS encoding translation initiation factor IF-6 codes for MLRAAFAGSTYVGVYARATDEYLLLRPDAESDLKAAFGEELAVPTVETTIGGASTVGALATGNDNGLLVTSRISERERDRLAEAIDRPVVELPGRINAAGNVVLANDSGAYVHPDLSREAVQAVKDALEVPVERGDLAGVQTVGTAAVATNRGVLAHPQATDDELDRLEDVLDVPADVGTINYGGPLIGSGLVANENGYVVGQNTTGPELGRIESALGYID; via the coding sequence TTGCTCCGCGCGGCCTTCGCCGGTTCGACGTATGTCGGCGTCTACGCGCGTGCCACCGACGAGTACCTACTCCTGCGGCCGGACGCCGAATCCGATCTGAAAGCGGCTTTCGGTGAGGAACTCGCCGTCCCGACGGTCGAGACGACGATCGGCGGCGCGAGCACCGTCGGCGCGCTCGCGACCGGCAACGACAACGGTCTGCTCGTCACGAGTCGCATCTCAGAACGGGAACGCGACCGACTCGCTGAGGCGATTGACCGTCCCGTTGTGGAACTCCCGGGGCGGATCAACGCCGCCGGGAACGTCGTCCTCGCCAACGACAGCGGGGCGTACGTCCATCCCGACCTCTCCCGGGAGGCCGTCCAGGCAGTCAAAGACGCCCTGGAGGTCCCGGTCGAACGTGGCGACCTGGCCGGTGTCCAGACTGTCGGTACGGCGGCGGTCGCCACGAATCGGGGCGTCCTCGCACACCCACAGGCGACCGACGACGAACTCGACCGGCTGGAGGACGTTCTGGACGTGCCCGCTGACGTGGGGACGATCAATTACGGCGGCCCCCTGATCGGCTCGGGGCTGGTCGCCAACGAGAACGGCTACGTTGTCGGTCAGAACACCACCGGCCCGGAACTCGGCCGTATCGAGAGCGCGCTCGGCTATATCGACTGA
- a CDS encoding DUF2304 domain-containing protein, with the protein MAYSVVNLVAGLVGVLFLANGYYLVQRGREAMALFVASLAVGAGLLFVAAFPNVFEVIATVLGLELKARAILVISNLTLFVLVIYLLNRIGRLYDRVSRLNEQVSLLEAELRDRSDE; encoded by the coding sequence ATGGCATACTCCGTCGTCAATCTCGTGGCCGGGCTCGTGGGCGTGCTCTTTCTCGCCAACGGGTACTACCTGGTCCAGCGCGGCCGGGAGGCGATGGCCCTGTTCGTCGCCTCCCTCGCGGTCGGTGCCGGGCTGTTGTTCGTCGCCGCGTTCCCCAACGTTTTCGAGGTGATCGCGACCGTCCTCGGGCTCGAACTCAAGGCCCGGGCGATCCTGGTCATCTCGAACCTGACGCTGTTCGTCCTCGTCATCTACCTGCTGAACCGAATCGGCCGGCTCTACGACCGTGTCTCGCGGCTCAACGAACAGGTCAGCCTACTGGAGGCCGAACTCCGGGACCGCTCCGATGAGTGA
- a CDS encoding MFS transporter has translation MSDRWTELAPTFLSFLAVLVVRGLGDGIIRGLDRPMLSHLYPDSRGRAFGMYDLAWAVGSAAGPLVMTAAIALGDWRLAYFGLAAAPVPVVAFVWRLDLPFEEGREAILDREALVALLGTKEIAAMALAMFFHTGLEGDLFLWLPTFGIEAAGLVQSDANLLLSAFTIAYVPGRFVATAIVERYDYSVLLVGIELLLLPTFFISFFVVSGLATFPAVFCLGMLVSGVYPLLVAFGTDAAPEYSAPVNAIAAVSSSISFALVPMVMRFVAEAQGIRPAMWIPLALAVGVLPTILAARRSISFRDGGGE, from the coding sequence GTGAGCGATCGGTGGACTGAACTCGCCCCGACGTTCCTTTCATTCCTCGCTGTTCTGGTCGTTCGCGGCCTGGGGGACGGGATCATCCGTGGGCTTGATCGCCCGATGCTCAGCCACCTCTACCCCGATTCTCGGGGTCGGGCGTTCGGGATGTACGATCTGGCGTGGGCGGTTGGCTCGGCCGCCGGCCCGCTGGTGATGACCGCCGCGATCGCGCTGGGCGACTGGCGGTTGGCTTACTTCGGGCTGGCCGCCGCGCCCGTCCCGGTGGTCGCGTTCGTCTGGCGGTTGGACCTCCCCTTCGAGGAGGGTCGGGAAGCGATCCTCGATCGCGAGGCGCTGGTGGCGCTCCTGGGGACCAAAGAGATCGCCGCGATGGCGCTAGCGATGTTCTTTCACACTGGCCTGGAGGGGGATCTGTTCCTCTGGCTGCCGACGTTCGGGATCGAGGCTGCGGGTCTCGTTCAGTCGGACGCGAACCTGCTGTTGTCGGCGTTCACGATCGCGTACGTCCCCGGTCGGTTCGTGGCGACAGCCATCGTCGAGCGCTACGACTACAGTGTGTTGCTCGTCGGGATAGAGCTCCTTCTGTTGCCCACGTTTTTCATCTCGTTTTTCGTCGTCTCCGGGCTGGCGACGTTCCCAGCGGTGTTCTGTCTGGGGATGCTCGTCTCGGGCGTCTACCCCCTGTTGGTCGCGTTCGGGACCGACGCCGCCCCGGAGTACAGTGCCCCTGTCAACGCCATCGCCGCGGTCTCCTCGTCGATCAGTTTCGCACTGGTCCCCATGGTAATGAGATTCGTTGCCGAAGCACAGGGAATCAGGCCAGCGATGTGGATCCCGCTGGCCCTGGCGGTCGGCGTATTGCCGACGATTCTCGCCGCTCGGCGGTCGATCTCGTTCCGGGACGGAGGTGGTGAGTGA
- a CDS encoding DUF4870 domain-containing protein has protein sequence MTENTRENGDDEAQAGGGDGTVDSAPSEGQAETQPSGEQGQSEAPRREGTSVDSQQQGGGQQPPQGRQQRGSGQQPPQGRQQRGSGHQSTAGGQPAGNYQPSTGTSLDSNVAAALSYALIWLSGLAFLVIEEEDDFVRFHAAQSIVVFGGLTVGYFVFSMVFVSLLFSSGAFGLFQLMRLLWLGVVVLWLGLMYMAYDGRWFRVPVAADIADNIISDQGPSGQPRQPRGQHVAGHQQAAGNQSATDQPASRGQQSGQRTQAGEHDQQRPTQNQ, from the coding sequence ATGACCGAAAACACCCGAGAGAATGGAGACGACGAGGCACAAGCTGGTGGGGGAGACGGAACCGTCGATTCCGCACCAAGCGAGGGACAGGCAGAGACACAGCCATCCGGTGAACAGGGGCAGTCGGAAGCACCCCGCCGTGAGGGAACGTCGGTGGACAGTCAGCAACAGGGCGGCGGCCAACAGCCTCCACAGGGTCGACAGCAACGGGGTAGCGGCCAACAGCCTCCACAGGGTCGACAGCAACGGGGTAGCGGCCACCAGTCTACCGCAGGCGGGCAGCCAGCCGGCAACTATCAGCCCAGTACCGGGACGAGTCTCGATTCGAACGTCGCGGCAGCACTGTCGTATGCCTTGATATGGCTGTCAGGCCTGGCGTTTCTTGTTATCGAAGAAGAAGACGACTTTGTCCGCTTTCACGCCGCCCAGAGTATCGTTGTCTTCGGCGGGCTGACGGTCGGTTACTTCGTTTTCTCGATGGTTTTCGTGTCGCTTCTGTTCTCGTCCGGAGCGTTCGGGCTGTTTCAGCTGATGCGGCTCCTCTGGCTCGGGGTCGTCGTGCTCTGGCTCGGATTGATGTACATGGCCTACGACGGTCGGTGGTTCCGTGTGCCGGTCGCCGCAGACATCGCCGATAACATCATCTCGGACCAGGGTCCCAGCGGCCAGCCGCGACAACCGCGTGGCCAGCACGTGGCGGGCCATCAGCAAGCCGCCGGTAACCAATCAGCCACCGATCAGCCCGCCTCACGTGGCCAGCAATCCGGACAGCGGACACAGGCCGGCGAACACGACCAGCAGCGACCGACACAGAACCAGTAA